TAAATTCTTTCCGTGATATGATAGTATAACAACTTCATTGTTTTgcttaatattctatttataaatccatattgattaattatagaaataataggGCATTTTGGAGTAGACTGCAAAGATTTCTTGtacataatacgtatataaaacGTAGTGGATAAGTATTGTCTTTTCTATAGTTTTTCGTGTATCCaaaagaatacatttattttctttattatgtatcatattttatgatttatataaatttattataataataattcccaTTGATTTTGCTTGTCGAGATAGCGATTATCTATTTTACCTGTAggctaataataattgataaacaaaggtacatattatatactattattatcatatatatactatatactttgCTTATCAAAACTTAAAAAAGTTAGAAAGATATTGTAACCTTTATTGACTATAAAGTGTAAAGTAAGGAGAGGTATGTTTGTGTATGAAAAGAGACCTATAGCcaattccaatggaagtagaataaaagataaataaaccataGACAGTGCATTGCTAAGCGTTTatgattaatgtatctttatttataatacaacactattacactcaACCACTTATATCTAAGTTAAcgttcaaaatgccatttttagtgaatatcatatcatagtgaatatcatagattaatgaagctctcgaccaatgatatcccgTTAATTAGCTGTcaagtgttgtttatttggcttttttccaaTTATGGTTGGAAGAaagtatacaaaaatgtattaaatttgaaatgttgCTGTGTTTGAGTTAACCAGATACTTGGTAGAGTAAGCGGAATTAAAGAAACAAAGTTAGACATTCCATCTTTAAAACGCGCTATATTCAAATGACATTTATTCTGTTAATGgaatttataaattctaattaataaacacataaatatagCTATATGTAGCAGGTAAGTCATTTAGCTGTAGTAGGGTAATTCTGGCAATTTATGAAAAACTTACTATACTTTTTTGGaagaaaaatcaataaaattgatacCTATAACATGATTGCAGTTTGACATTGACATTCCGATTTTTGTATTCACACATGGAGTTGGTTTGAATAATCTCgtattgcaaaaatatataaaatgtataattaaatcattgtaAGTTCTAATCTTCAATGAAATTTGATCTTATTAAAGGATTTCGTAGTTACTTATTATGCAACTCATTTAAAAGGTTAAtacttaattcataaatataatgaaaccgGTGTGAACTGTGAGTGGAGTTCTTGTaacaaacattacattataataattgaaataattttagtctGAGAAATTTTTCAAGCACAATTAAAATGCAAGTTTTTACCCAAAAACGTAATCCAATCACTGGCGATACGGAGTGGGACGTTCAACATGAAGATTACGACTATCACCAAGAAATAGCCCGATCAGCTTTTGCTGATATGCTTCACGATACAGAAAGAAATAAGAAATACCATAGAGCTTTGCAACTTGCAATACAAAAAATGCATAATCATGGCAAGAAAGCAAATGTATTGGACATAGGCATGTTTCGTTCATtttcaatatactttttatttatgtaattatttttttcaattttaagttACTAACATTCTAAAATTAACTAACACAGATAATTTTTTCGTacagaaaaacaaaaatgatatctttatttatttgtttgcaaatatacacatatattgaaatgtattaattaaataattattttattaaatattcatatatttgtataatgacAAGTTAAATCGAATATTACAGGAACTGGTACAGGATTACTGTCTATTATGGCAGCAAAGTGCGGGGCTGATACTATCACTGCCTGTGAAGCATTCAAACCTATGGCAGAATGTTGTATAAAGATCTTAGAGATGAATGGTGTagctgataaaattattgtcattcCCAAAAGATCCACAGAGTTGACAGTTGGTGATGATGGAGACATGAAGCAGAAGGCTAATATATTAGTTACCGAAGTTTTTGATACTGAATTGATTGGTGAaggtgaatattaaattttattgttaatattagttaatataattgtcAAATCCTAATATTTGTCTGTTATGCGTTTATGTCTTAAATACTCAATCTATTGTTACGAAATTTTGCTTACACATAGTTGGGGTACAGAAAAGGACCTATACTTGCACCCTCAAAcaattgtgttatttaattgtcAATGACAATTATATTCTTTGCGAATTCATTTTGCATTTGCTTTTACTTtcattaatgtattttgttatatagtcAACTGTTGTAACTACCATAACGAACAGTGatgcttttattttaaggtGCGTTGTCAACCTTTTCACATGCGCATAAATATCTCCTAGAAGAAGAATGTATTGTAATTCCGGACTCAGCTGTAATATATGCTCAGGTTATTGAAAGCCCTCTACTGCAAAAATGGAATAAAGTAAATGATTTAGTCGATGAAGATTTGCATCTAATACTACGTACACCTAAAAaggtattaaaaagttatatatttattcagtacTTACAACagaattaacaataattagaacatatattcaaaaaaacacttcaaaaataaaaaaattaagtaaattgcactttttattaaaagacattacatattatgaataattaaattttcagatGAAAGATTGTGCAGGTTCTGCAGCTGTCCATGATATTCAGCTGTCACAAGTTCCTCGGGAAGCATTCAAGGAATTGTCTGATCAGAtcccaatattttattatgattggtCTGGTAATTCCTCAATTGACATGAAACGTAGTGTCCAACAGCTCTTCACAGTGACTAATACTGGCAAAGCTCAAATGATCTTTATGTGGTGGGAACTCAATATGGATCCTGAAGGTTAGTACTATTGAATAGATtacttcttttaaattataaggcttagaaattttaacaacaaattaCATTGTTCATTTGTTAGTTTTTGTTATAGAGAAGttatagcatatatatatatatatatttgtagctTTCATGATTTAGTGTTTTGCTTTAATTTTGATGACCTTCAATGTTATCTCTATTGACGTAATAATGGAATACTTCtttatattttaggtaaaaTATGCTTAAGTTGTGCACCATGGTGGGCACATCCCGATGCTAATTTATCATCAGAAAGCCCCAAAGACACCATACCATGGCGTGACCATTGGATGCAAGCAGTTTATTATCTACCAAGGGAATTGACATTGGAAAAGTATTCTGACGTCTCTTTGATATCCTGCCAAGATGAGTACTCTCTATGGTTCTATTTACAAGATgagaaaacaaaacataaacattatcaGAGACCCGTATGTGAGTGTGGGGTTCACATGGCTCTATCAAGAACTCATGTTTCTTATTTAAACGATGGAAGACGAAGTAAAAAATTACTTCAGAAAGTAATTGAAGAAATTTCAAATGATTCTGTAGTTTTAGACCTAAATGGTAGTAGTTTTCTTGGGCTGGCTGCTGCAAGAGTTGGTGCTAAGTCCGTTTACATCATTGAAAATATgagtttaaatattggaatCTTGAATGACTATATTAAAGAGAATGGAATAGAAAATGTTCAGATAATTTCAGAACCGACAGATGAGATATTAGAAAATGTGACTAATATAGTCTGTGATCCCAACTTTAGTAGTGCAATACTACCTTGGGAGAATTTAAAAGTGGCGTACTTGTTGTACAAGTATAGCAGTAAATTGAaggataatatttctataataccTACAAGTTGTGAGTTTTGGGCAATGCCCGTTGAATTTCAAGATTTGCATAAGATAAGGATACCTCTTGGTGTTTGCGAGGGAATTGACATGTCTATATTTGATATACTTGTTGaggtaatttatgttttaatactttttattgtatatttcattcgcttatacaatatttcaatgCTAGGAAAGCCTTTGATTTACATATCACAAGGGATTTGCTATTACCTCTTTTAGTTCTTGGTTAAtgtatctacataatatattgacggcctcgttgatctagtggtgAAAAATCGAAAAAATTCTTTGTAAAATCGCGGAGTCTGGTAGTTGAAAGTCTGTACACTCTCGCGTCATGGTAAGCACGTAAAACTTGGTCCTGTGCTTGAACTTTTTCACGTCGAATTACACTTGTGCACTGTGATgcgtcctgcgtagttggctggtctcccttaaaATTGTACGCCATGACCAAAATCTGTCAGGACGACATAAATGTAACGAATTCCACCTAAAtacttatatctactttaattaCAGTTCATAAGTTTCGATAACGAAATTCGTAAAGCTATTTTAAATGCTacagataattaaaatcttaaccaatgatattATGACAATTCAAGGTTAAAGTTGTTTCTTTATCTGAACTTCTGCTATTGGCATTGACTATGTATACTTTGTGATGCTGTTTTCCGCTTTGATTGGTCAGTAAGCCAGTCTCATTACAGACATGAGACATGTCATCTTTGATACTATGGTCGGCGGTGTAAGGAGTATCTTTGATTTCTTCAACTGCCAGTGTCATTCGGTTGGGTTAGGCTACCATGCAATAGACATACAAATCGGTATGCcatgtaaacataaaaatgtgtatttaacaacacataaaaaactttataatcccAGAAAATTCGACCATCATGACATTTTGCACGCATTGTCGCATGGGGGTTAATTAAGTATACTTATATGTTATCAACAATTCCAATGtgtagttatataataacaggTTTGTGTGTAATTACGTTCCAGAAGTCTCGAATGATCAGCGATGCGGAGATAGAAGCTCAGCCGCTGTGGGAGTATCCTTGTAAATGTCGTGGACTGCCGAGGAAACTGTTTGATATCCACTTGAAAGATTTGAAGCCTACTTTCGCATTTGATGGGAAAAATCCAATCGTGTgagtatgatatttatatagaccTGTTATACGCCAGTCAAGTTTTAGAATTACACTTCTCATATTCACTATCGTTCATTTTGATTTGCaatcgtaatttattttttgttgaagaGAAAATGTTGCATATCAGAGAAATGGCGCGcgagtttttttttcgaataaatgCTATTGTTCTACGATATCTCGGGTACCGGGACTTCAAAAATGTCGAGTCTTTCCGAACCCTGGACGCAACCTATTCCCGAACAAAAATACTCGACGTCAAacgtttcaatattaaaaaccatTTGTTAATATGTCGCCAATATCTGTATGTAACataatattgcaattaaatatatggtaaagataaatcttatatttacatatttaatttatctctgTTGTATTATGTCCTACAAACATattccttataaatatatttaaaattatattattatatattaattcttttCTTAAGACACCACTATTCTCCACTCCACAGAGTGGTGGTGGCTTATATTTAGTATGAGAAAGTTGCTCGACATTTATAtcgccattttttttatcttaaataatgaaCACCATAGACTATTATAATACGATCGATTATTATAAAACCATTGACATCTCGTTCcgagttgtttattttttagtcttTACTCCTGTGCTAGTGTAGTGTCTAGTGTAGTAGAAATAGCTTCGATACTAAAAcgtgtatattttatgttttagggATTCAGAAATTGAAGGTGTTAATTCAGTGAACGGTTTCGCGATATGGGCCGTGTGGGTAGTGGGAAAGAACCGTATTAGCTCGGGGCCCGTGGACTGGCCGAACTTTGGGGAGAACGTAAATTGGGATTTGCACACCAGACAGGCGGTGAAGATACTTGTAAGTATTAGAAGTGAAATATGGAAACATTATTGGGACTAACAAATTTTGGCCGAATGGATATTTAGAAGAAAATGTGCTATTTATAAGATTCGACTCAATTCTTCGAGATATATAGtttagtatgtataatataattttattttgtttttagattttgttaccattgatgtttaatttttttttttttaaatgaatacgtaATTCATGGTTCGTAATATGTCTCATTTCTTGTAAAAGTGGGCATAAGTATTTACTTTCGTAAATGTGTTATACTTTACATTTTTTCTAAGTATTGCTTCATCAGCTTATAAGTCGGCTTAAATAACTCCAACCTGGGAATGTCCACAGCACGTACAGTTGTTGGGTCTGCACTTGAATTCATTCCGATCTAGTTGCCCTACATATAAAAAGGTTTCGTCGCGGAATCTGTGTGTAATTAATTTGCGGGTCAAATATGGtatcaaaaaaagtttttttttctgtatgtaCGTTTTGACTAGAGTATAATCAACAGCCTATAATAACACACGGTCACTCGGTCAGCGGTTCATTGAAGTAAAAATGACCTCATTTTCTGATTTTCGTAGGGAATATTTTCAGCATAATCTTCCGTAGCACAGCACTAAAGACGGTTCTGCTCAACTTAACAGGTTCCCTGTCCAAATAGCCGatacaatttttacaataatataacaatttgattttaaactTACGTTTCTttctttgatattaatttattttcaatatttataatcaatgtcATTTAATGTATCAAAAGCGTTATGATCATTTTAGTTTGTAGTTGATGTTGATATAGTaccctatttttattataaagaatttcCATTTATTTCACAACCCTTAGAATCTCCATAAAGTACTTGTAAAGTCGATTAgacatatatatgatatatgaataCCTGAAGACTTTGCGAATTGTTTAATTCGAAGATTCGAATTGTTCGTTTAATTCGTAATTGTTTAATAGGTGTTTTTCGCTCTCCTGAATAGTGCTGTCTTATGCCAATTTGAATTACaggtattcatattttaagcCATGCGCCAGTTGAACGCTGCTCGGTGAATATAAGGGTTTATTGTGTTTACCATCAAAGCTCCAGATTAATAAGCGAATTAAAATtgattcagatattttttttttgtgataatcaCAATTACAGAacggactttttttttggtGCCGTTTTAATTTGGATGTACTTATTTCACggatgaataaatgaatatttctcGTTTCAGAAACATTCAAGAACAGTAACTGACTCGGACGTATGGTATTATCAAGTAGCCTGCGATTTAGAAAAGGGCCAATTCAATCTTCATATAGACTGGGTCAATGAAGAATAATTATAGTCTGTGtcaatcatatatttaataaacattgatgTGATGACTGTAtgcataaatagttttattttaattaataataaataatattttttttaataatacgattATTAATATGACTCTTTTCACGATGTGTCATTTTTTgtcatagtatttatttacgattttcAGTTGCAGATGTTTTGTTGATTTCATTCAGTTACAACTGAATGAAATCAACAAAACATTTTTGgtttattactgtttttttaaaatggtttatttatattttgttacagaCTCTTTCGAGTCcaactatatactatatatctGACATAATTATCGATACCTACATATGTGTCTAATGAAATGAAGAATAAATGGATAAAATGTACAACTGgattattattgcatttattatatgtgtccttattaaaaactataataatataacacaaactaaacaatattattaataaacattacgtCATACCATTAATAAAACAGCTGGACTAGACAAAGTCATAGTGAGTGTCGATTTCGTTCGTAGAAAAGTATGTACCAAAATGTGC
The DNA window shown above is from Vanessa tameamea isolate UH-Manoa-2023 chromosome 16, ilVanTame1 primary haplotype, whole genome shotgun sequence and carries:
- the LOC113395529 gene encoding protein arginine N-methyltransferase 7-like — translated: MKFDLIKGFRSYLLCNSFKSLRNFSSTIKMQVFTQKRNPITGDTEWDVQHEDYDYHQEIARSAFADMLHDTERNKKYHRALQLAIQKMHNHGKKANVLDIGTGTGLLSIMAAKCGADTITACEAFKPMAECCIKILEMNGVADKIIVIPKRSTELTVGDDGDMKQKANILVTEVFDTELIGEGALSTFSHAHKYLLEEECIVIPDSAVIYAQVIESPLLQKWNKVNDLVDEDLHLILRTPKKMKDCAGSAAVHDIQLSQVPREAFKELSDQIPIFYYDWSGNSSIDMKRSVQQLFTVTNTGKAQMIFMWWELNMDPEGKICLSCAPWWAHPDANLSSESPKDTIPWRDHWMQAVYYLPRELTLEKYSDVSLISCQDEYSLWFYLQDEKTKHKHYQRPVCECGVHMALSRTHVSYLNDGRRSKKLLQKVIEEISNDSVVLDLNGSSFLGLAAARVGAKSVYIIENMSLNIGILNDYIKENGIENVQIISEPTDEILENVTNIVCDPNFSSAILPWENLKVAYLLYKYSSKLKDNISIIPTSCEFWAMPVEFQDLHKIRIPLGVCEGIDMSIFDILVEKSRMISDAEIEAQPLWEYPCKCRGLPRKLFDIHLKDLKPTFAFDGKNPIVDSEIEGVNSVNGFAIWAVWVVGKNRISSGPVDWPNFGENVNWDLHTRQAVKILKHSRTVTDSDVWYYQVACDLEKGQFNLHIDWVNEE